The following coding sequences are from one Frigoribacterium sp. Leaf415 window:
- a CDS encoding FAD-binding protein — protein MTTTHETLRPPRRDERNWADSFSYGATRVVQPSTVDELSELVAGAPRIRALGTRHSFSDVADGPGLLVSTTALPADPVIADDGHSVTVGAGTNYAVVAQHLDRHGLALLNMGSLPHISVGGAIATGTHGSGLALGSLSSAVSALEIVGPDGSVRTVRRGQPGFDGSIVALGALGVVVRVTLDVQPGFRMRQDTYVDLPWSSVDDHLLDVMGAGYSVSFFHEFDHRIREVLVKSRVPEGLADVSMPRDLWGARPAPVDEHAEVTGTKSTPMDGSVGSWADRLPHFRIDATPSVGSELQSEHFVALEDGPAALRAVQRLGDELRPHLHTCETRTVAGDPLWLSPTPQDSLGIAFTWKKHPAEVAALVPRVEEALAPFTPRPHWGKLSALPHAAIVEAYPRLADFAALVHEVDPDGKFAGPALERLLAQP, from the coding sequence GTGACGACGACGCACGAGACCCTCCGACCGCCCCGACGCGACGAGCGCAACTGGGCCGACAGCTTCAGCTACGGGGCGACCCGGGTCGTGCAGCCGAGCACGGTCGACGAGCTGAGCGAACTCGTCGCCGGGGCTCCACGCATCCGGGCCCTGGGCACGCGCCACTCGTTCAGCGACGTGGCCGACGGCCCGGGCCTGTTGGTGTCGACCACGGCGCTGCCCGCCGACCCGGTGATCGCGGACGACGGGCACAGCGTCACCGTCGGCGCCGGCACGAACTACGCCGTCGTCGCGCAGCACCTCGACCGGCACGGACTCGCCCTGCTGAACATGGGCTCGCTGCCGCACATCTCGGTGGGCGGCGCGATCGCCACCGGCACCCACGGCTCGGGGCTCGCCCTCGGCAGCCTGTCGAGTGCGGTCTCGGCCCTCGAGATCGTCGGGCCCGACGGGTCCGTCCGGACCGTGCGTCGCGGTCAGCCGGGGTTCGACGGCAGCATCGTGGCCCTGGGCGCCCTCGGCGTCGTGGTCCGGGTGACCCTGGACGTGCAGCCCGGGTTCCGCATGCGGCAGGACACCTACGTCGATCTGCCCTGGTCGAGCGTCGACGACCACCTGCTCGACGTCATGGGAGCCGGCTACAGCGTCAGCTTCTTCCACGAGTTCGACCACCGCATCCGCGAGGTGCTCGTCAAGTCGCGCGTGCCCGAGGGCCTCGCCGACGTGTCGATGCCCCGTGACCTGTGGGGCGCCCGCCCCGCCCCGGTCGACGAACACGCCGAGGTCACCGGCACGAAGTCGACTCCGATGGACGGCAGCGTGGGGTCGTGGGCCGACCGGCTGCCGCACTTCCGCATCGACGCCACCCCGTCGGTGGGTTCCGAGTTGCAGAGCGAGCACTTCGTGGCCCTCGAGGACGGCCCGGCCGCCCTCCGCGCCGTGCAACGCCTCGGCGACGAGCTGCGCCCGCACCTCCACACCTGCGAGACCCGCACCGTGGCGGGCGACCCGCTCTGGTTGAGCCCGACGCCGCAGGACAGCCTGGGCATCGCCTTCACCTGGAAGAAGCACCCCGCCGAGGTCGCCGCCCTCGTCCCCCGCGTCGAGGAGGCGCTGGCCCCGTTCACGCCGCGCCCCCACTGGGGCAAGCTGTCGGCCCTGCCCCACGCGGCGATCGTCGAGGCGTACCCCCGGCTGGCCGACTTCGCCGCGCTCGTCCACGAGGTCGACCCCGACGGCAAGTTCGCCGGCCCGGCACTCGAGCGCCTGCTAGCTCAGCCGTAG
- a CDS encoding M23 family metallopeptidase: protein MTSPVTLPRRQGVAAAVATVLLSLTLVVSGTVLGASPAQAASYPSWDDVQAARSSESAKAAEVSRIQGLLDQLASDATTAQAEAERLGAEFEQAQADADAGAAKLAELQSQADEKAAVADASEQRAGQVSAQLARTGGGNVSSQLVGDTEQADDLLYRLGAMSKLTEQTDGIRQQAVNDRNVAQSLSDQAKVASDALVKLQGAAQVSMDEAQAASDAAAAAVAAQQENESRLQGQLAVLQDQSLQTEADYATGVEVARQAEEARKAAAAAEAARQAEALRQQRAAAAAAAAARPSTPSAPAPAPSTGGGSSGGGGASTGSGWVRPSAGYMSSGYGMRVNPVTGVYRMHDGIDLAPGCNSPIYAATSGTVTFAGQASGYGNYIQVSHGGGVSTAYGHIVNGGIKVSRGQSVVAGQLIALVGSTGNSTGCHLHFETRVGGASTNPVPFMSARGVRL, encoded by the coding sequence GTGACTTCGCCCGTGACCCTGCCCCGCCGACAGGGCGTCGCCGCCGCCGTGGCGACGGTGCTGCTCAGCCTCACGCTCGTCGTGTCGGGCACGGTGCTCGGGGCCTCACCCGCGCAGGCCGCGTCGTACCCGTCGTGGGACGACGTCCAGGCCGCCCGGTCGAGCGAGTCGGCCAAGGCCGCCGAGGTCAGCCGCATCCAGGGGCTGCTCGACCAGCTCGCGAGTGACGCCACCACCGCCCAGGCCGAGGCCGAGCGTCTCGGTGCCGAGTTCGAGCAGGCCCAGGCCGACGCCGACGCCGGTGCCGCCAAGCTCGCCGAACTGCAGTCGCAGGCCGACGAGAAGGCCGCGGTGGCCGACGCCAGCGAGCAGCGCGCCGGCCAGGTCTCGGCCCAGCTCGCCCGCACGGGTGGCGGCAACGTGTCGTCGCAGCTCGTGGGCGACACCGAGCAGGCCGACGACCTCCTCTACCGACTCGGCGCGATGAGCAAGCTCACCGAGCAGACCGACGGCATCCGTCAGCAGGCCGTGAACGACCGCAACGTGGCGCAGTCGCTGTCCGACCAGGCCAAGGTGGCCTCGGACGCGCTCGTGAAGCTGCAGGGCGCCGCCCAGGTCTCGATGGACGAGGCGCAGGCCGCGTCCGACGCCGCCGCGGCCGCCGTCGCCGCCCAGCAAGAGAACGAGTCGCGGCTCCAGGGTCAGCTCGCCGTGCTGCAGGACCAGAGCCTGCAGACCGAGGCCGACTACGCCACCGGCGTCGAGGTCGCACGTCAGGCCGAAGAGGCCCGCAAGGCCGCGGCGGCCGCCGAGGCCGCCCGCCAGGCCGAGGCCCTCCGTCAGCAGCGCGCCGCGGCTGCCGCCGCCGCCGCCGCCCGGCCGTCGACGCCCTCCGCGCCCGCACCCGCTCCGTCGACCGGCGGCGGTTCGTCCGGTGGTGGCGGTGCCTCGACCGGCTCGGGCTGGGTGCGACCCAGCGCGGGCTACATGTCGAGCGGCTACGGCATGCGCGTCAACCCGGTGACCGGCGTCTACCGCATGCACGACGGCATCGACCTGGCCCCCGGCTGCAACAGCCCCATCTACGCGGCGACCTCGGGCACCGTGACGTTCGCCGGTCAGGCGAGCGGCTACGGCAACTACATCCAGGTCAGCCACGGCGGCGGCGTCTCGACCGCGTACGGCCACATCGTCAACGGCGGCATCAAGGTGTCCCGCGGGCAGAGCGTCGTCGCGGGCCAGTTGATCGCGCTCGTCGGGTCCACCGGCAACTCGACCGGCTGCCACCTGCACTTCGAGACCCGCGTGGGCGGCGCCTCGACGAACCCCGTGCCGTTCATGTCGGCACGCGGGGTCCGTCTGTAG
- a CDS encoding MarR family winged helix-turn-helix transcriptional regulator: MTDQRGQRGIDTVYSELETVSRRAVARARHKSAPLSFVEHSLVTFIAAHPGCRATDIAADFGLNRSTVSRQLGGLVELGLVEPGEGAAVEGRRGQALALTARGRELLARSVDANRSALADRLEGWTAAEVDALAAALHRLNSAFVD; this comes from the coding sequence GTGACGGACCAGCGGGGGCAGCGAGGCATCGACACGGTCTACTCGGAGCTCGAGACCGTGTCGCGACGGGCCGTCGCCCGCGCGCGGCACAAGAGCGCCCCGTTGTCGTTCGTCGAGCACTCGCTCGTCACGTTCATCGCGGCCCACCCCGGCTGCCGCGCCACCGACATCGCGGCCGACTTCGGTCTCAACCGCTCGACCGTCTCGCGCCAGCTCGGCGGACTCGTCGAGCTGGGCCTGGTCGAGCCCGGCGAGGGGGCCGCGGTCGAGGGGCGGCGCGGGCAGGCCCTCGCGCTGACCGCCCGTGGCCGTGAGCTGCTCGCCCGATCGGTCGACGCCAACCGGTCCGCCCTGGCCGACCGGCTCGAGGGCTGGACGGCCGCCGAGGTCGACGCGCTCGCCGCGGCGTTGCACCGTCTCAACTCCGCCTTCGTCGACTGA
- a CDS encoding CvpA family protein yields the protein MTDANDPRRDRPDHEGRDPRHGDENDAPRSDETGETAEQTEVPYGSEVPTQQPPAVDFGGDVPTQQQPAVDFGSDAPTQQAPIADAEDRPVVAETRATGDASGAPAPSDEEALPESVPAEYVPGDTASDRPADADSSTDADGRDTEVLSESDRDAASAGRPTEAIPMVAPTEPAQRAWSASTDGTRRPLHDDEALRAAEAARAGDPATGDRGDDTATAASATAATGASSSSHDGWVDDRSDAERDATDRAAAERQPSFGQDAPTAVAPTAAVAGGAAAGAAAGRDTGSHAYPLIKDSGIDHVSVRRELLAQQKEEFGGIRFGAGLLGWFAATGFGLVMITIFGGVLAAWGGVASGSTAMTDLRSFTADNADVLALTSGIVVLAIIFFGYLVGGYTASRIARFSGFKQGLATWLWGVVITIVLAIVVGVVGTQSGDSSSPNPFVPSMDDLQSSSLAGLIGLALVVVLSFAGAVLGGLLGQRYHRKVDRFFSEQD from the coding sequence ATGACCGACGCGAACGATCCGCGGCGCGACCGCCCCGACCACGAGGGACGCGATCCCCGGCACGGCGACGAGAACGACGCCCCGCGGTCCGACGAGACCGGTGAGACGGCCGAGCAGACCGAGGTGCCCTACGGCTCCGAGGTGCCGACCCAGCAGCCCCCCGCCGTCGACTTCGGCGGCGACGTCCCGACGCAGCAGCAGCCCGCCGTCGACTTCGGTTCCGACGCCCCCACGCAGCAGGCCCCGATCGCCGACGCCGAGGACCGCCCGGTCGTGGCCGAGACCCGTGCGACCGGCGACGCGTCCGGCGCTCCCGCCCCGTCCGACGAGGAGGCGCTGCCCGAGTCGGTGCCCGCCGAGTACGTCCCCGGCGACACGGCGTCCGACCGACCCGCCGACGCGGACTCGTCGACCGACGCCGACGGGCGCGACACCGAGGTCCTCTCGGAGTCCGACCGGGACGCGGCCTCGGCCGGCCGTCCCACCGAGGCGATCCCCATGGTGGCTCCGACCGAGCCCGCCCAGCGGGCGTGGTCCGCCTCCACCGACGGCACGCGCCGTCCGCTGCACGACGACGAGGCCCTGCGCGCGGCCGAGGCCGCCCGCGCCGGAGACCCCGCCACGGGCGACCGGGGTGACGACACGGCCACCGCGGCGTCCGCGACCGCGGCGACCGGCGCCTCCTCGTCCTCGCACGACGGATGGGTCGACGACCGCTCGGACGCCGAGCGCGACGCCACCGACCGCGCCGCGGCCGAGCGTCAGCCCTCGTTCGGTCAGGACGCCCCGACCGCCGTCGCGCCGACCGCGGCAGTAGCAGGAGGCGCGGCTGCGGGTGCCGCCGCCGGTCGCGACACCGGCTCCCACGCCTACCCTCTGATCAAGGACTCCGGCATCGACCACGTGTCGGTGCGCCGTGAGCTGCTCGCCCAGCAGAAAGAGGAGTTCGGCGGCATCCGCTTCGGCGCCGGTCTGCTCGGCTGGTTCGCCGCGACGGGCTTCGGCCTCGTCATGATCACGATCTTCGGCGGCGTCCTGGCGGCCTGGGGCGGGGTGGCCTCGGGGTCGACCGCGATGACCGACCTGCGCAGCTTCACGGCCGACAACGCCGACGTGCTCGCGCTGACCTCGGGCATCGTGGTGCTCGCGATCATCTTCTTCGGGTACCTCGTCGGCGGGTACACGGCGTCGCGCATCGCCCGCTTCAGCGGCTTCAAGCAGGGGCTCGCGACCTGGCTCTGGGGCGTGGTCATCACGATCGTCCTGGCGATCGTCGTGGGCGTCGTCGGCACCCAGTCCGGTGACTCGTCGTCGCCGAACCCGTTCGTGCCCTCGATGGACGACCTGCAGTCGTCGTCCCTCGCCGGTCTGATCGGCCTCGCCCTCGTGGTCGTGTTGAGCTTCGCCGGTGCCGTCCTCGGCGGCCTGCTGGGTCAGCGCTACCACCGCAAGGTCGACCGCTTCTTCTCCGAACAGGACTGA
- a CDS encoding GNAT family N-acetyltransferase — MTNTAPSALPPLHLERVAFDDPRAVALRDAMDAEMTVRYHRDVVEPVAVVEARNAALTVHPSNVLATVLVVADDGADGGMPVGHALVQSRDGEWEVKRVIVADGQRGRGIGRLLMAELEAIARDGGARRLILQTGDRQPDAVALYEKIGFTRIPTYEPYVTTIPQSICFEKPIV, encoded by the coding sequence GTGACGAACACCGCTCCCTCCGCCCTGCCCCCGCTGCACCTCGAACGCGTCGCCTTCGACGATCCCCGTGCGGTCGCCCTCCGCGACGCCATGGACGCCGAGATGACCGTCCGCTACCACCGCGACGTCGTCGAGCCCGTCGCCGTCGTCGAGGCGCGGAACGCCGCCCTCACGGTCCACCCGTCGAACGTGCTGGCCACCGTGCTGGTGGTCGCCGACGACGGTGCCGACGGCGGCATGCCCGTCGGCCACGCCCTCGTGCAGAGCCGGGACGGCGAATGGGAGGTCAAGCGCGTGATCGTCGCGGACGGTCAGCGCGGCCGCGGCATCGGCCGACTGCTGATGGCCGAGCTCGAGGCGATCGCCCGCGACGGCGGTGCACGCCGACTCATCCTGCAGACCGGGGACCGCCAGCCCGACGCCGTCGCCCTCTACGAGAAGATCGGCTTCACCCGCATCCCGACCTACGAGCCCTACGTCACGACCATCCCGCAGTCGATCTGCTTCGAGAAGCCGATCGTCTGA
- a CDS encoding PadR family transcriptional regulator, giving the protein MGTDFTPENHGDPRRQHHDFPDARRDLPGRGEGHGRFGRPFGRGFRPGPGFGGFGPGFGPGGPGFGPGGFGPGRGGRGRARRGDVRLAILSLLSDAPSNGYGLIKAIAERTDGAWKPSPGSVYPTLQQLVDEEFISSDEAATKSVFTLTEAGRAYVAEHADEIEKAWAAAADDASDTDREFQTSLMKLMGVVKQFHHDGSEAQRAAATAKLDEARRALYTILAD; this is encoded by the coding sequence ATGGGTACCGACTTCACCCCCGAGAACCACGGCGACCCCCGTCGCCAGCACCACGACTTCCCCGACGCCCGACGCGACCTCCCCGGCCGCGGCGAGGGTCACGGCCGCTTCGGCCGTCCGTTCGGCCGCGGGTTCCGCCCCGGCCCCGGCTTCGGCGGCTTCGGCCCCGGTTTCGGCCCCGGCGGCCCGGGCTTCGGCCCCGGCGGCTTCGGGCCGGGCCGCGGAGGACGCGGCCGGGCCCGACGCGGCGACGTGCGTCTCGCGATCCTCTCGCTGCTGTCCGACGCCCCGTCGAACGGCTACGGCCTGATCAAGGCGATCGCCGAGCGCACCGACGGCGCGTGGAAGCCGAGCCCCGGCTCGGTCTACCCCACGCTGCAGCAGCTCGTCGACGAAGAATTCATCTCGTCCGACGAGGCCGCGACCAAGAGCGTCTTCACACTGACCGAGGCGGGCCGGGCCTACGTGGCCGAGCACGCCGACGAGATCGAGAAGGCCTGGGCCGCCGCGGCCGACGACGCGAGCGACACCGACCGCGAGTTCCAGACCAGCCTCATGAAGCTGATGGGCGTCGTGAAGCAGTTCCACCACGACGGCAGCGAGGCCCAGCGGGCCGCCGCCACCGCCAAGCTCGACGAAGCCCGCCGCGCGCTCTACACGATCCTCGCGGACTGA
- a CDS encoding ABC transporter permease translates to MTTTDLTLHRPDDGARPDHDSFRDDPLRGRGDRPDPRLHRGHQHAGPTTARRPRPDAAAWRSLGLHVLIPLFLATGMALAYLGAFGHPTPHHVPVAVVGSSAQSEVFAQQLNDADPDALDLRTVADADAARRLITDREISGAFEVGATDATLYVSSAASDTTASVLQKVFGPVAYRLGLPLKVDDVVPSGEGDPTGQGLFFLLVALSVGAYASAAAISAASARLGLGSRLLAGVVTAAVIAAIGTVVVGPVYGIVTTGLWGVALVSWLYVTAVVVIGIGLHPLLRHWTTPALTMLFVMLNFTSSGGVFSSQLVPPFFGALGAFWNGSAWLHATQSIVYFPGQGWGRAGLTLSLWLAAGLALAALTHLWSVRRTRLANERVAVREDEEGIAA, encoded by the coding sequence GTGACGACCACCGATCTGACCCTGCACCGCCCGGACGACGGCGCGCGCCCCGACCACGACTCGTTCCGCGACGACCCGCTCCGGGGGCGGGGCGACCGACCCGACCCGCGCCTCCATCGCGGCCACCAGCACGCCGGGCCCACGACCGCGCGCCGCCCGCGCCCCGACGCCGCGGCGTGGCGATCCCTCGGCCTGCATGTGCTCATCCCCCTCTTCCTGGCCACCGGCATGGCCCTCGCCTACCTCGGCGCCTTCGGCCACCCGACACCCCACCACGTGCCCGTCGCCGTCGTGGGCAGCTCGGCCCAGAGCGAGGTCTTCGCCCAGCAGCTCAACGACGCCGACCCGGACGCCCTCGACCTGCGCACCGTCGCCGACGCCGACGCGGCGCGAAGGCTCATCACCGACCGCGAGATCTCGGGTGCGTTCGAGGTGGGCGCCACCGACGCGACCCTGTACGTCTCGTCCGCGGCGTCCGACACGACCGCGAGCGTCCTGCAGAAGGTGTTCGGCCCGGTCGCCTACCGGCTCGGGCTGCCCCTGAAGGTCGACGACGTCGTGCCGAGCGGCGAGGGTGACCCGACGGGACAGGGGCTGTTCTTCCTGCTCGTCGCCCTGAGCGTCGGCGCGTACGCGAGTGCCGCGGCCATCTCGGCGGCGAGCGCCCGGCTGGGACTCGGCTCGCGCCTCCTCGCCGGTGTCGTCACGGCCGCCGTGATCGCGGCGATCGGCACCGTCGTCGTCGGTCCCGTCTACGGCATCGTCACGACCGGCCTGTGGGGCGTGGCACTCGTCAGCTGGCTCTACGTGACCGCCGTCGTCGTGATCGGCATCGGTCTGCATCCCCTGCTGCGCCACTGGACGACGCCCGCCCTGACCATGCTCTTCGTCATGCTGAACTTCACCAGCTCGGGCGGCGTCTTCTCGTCGCAGCTCGTGCCGCCCTTCTTCGGGGCGTTGGGTGCCTTCTGGAACGGCTCGGCCTGGCTGCACGCCACGCAGTCGATCGTGTACTTCCCCGGCCAGGGCTGGGGCCGGGCCGGCCTGACGCTCTCGCTCTGGCTCGCCGCCGGGCTCGCCCTCGCCGCACTCACCCACCTCTGGAGCGTGCGCCGCACCCGGCTCGCGAACGAGCGCGTGGCCGTCCGCGAGGACGAGGAGGGCATCGCCGCCTGA
- a CDS encoding HpcH/HpaI aldolase/citrate lyase family protein, with translation MTDTSQIPSDPTATDPAATARRAPAAGRTRPKPDIARSWLLVPGTAPDRFDSAQASRADQIVLDIEDAVDPARKPAARDDVVAWLKGGGEAWVRINDRSTDFWSDDVDALMGLPGLHGVMLAKTEAPEHVTETFDRLGGAVPVLALVESALGIEESPAIAKARGAFRLAFGSGDYRRDTGTSADDLAMAYPRSRLVVASRIGGLPGPIDGPTVGSSHPVLREQSGVAVALGLTGKLCLDVEQLPVINEVISPTPSDVAWAQDFLADFESRGRVIRDGSDLPRLGRAQKIEKLASAFGVQPAN, from the coding sequence ATGACCGACACCAGCCAGATCCCCTCCGACCCGACCGCGACCGACCCCGCGGCGACGGCCCGCCGGGCCCCGGCAGCCGGCCGCACGCGACCCAAGCCCGACATCGCCCGATCGTGGCTGCTGGTTCCCGGCACCGCGCCCGACCGCTTCGACTCGGCGCAGGCGTCACGCGCCGACCAGATCGTCCTCGACATCGAGGACGCGGTCGACCCGGCCCGCAAGCCCGCCGCGCGCGACGACGTCGTCGCCTGGCTGAAGGGCGGTGGCGAGGCGTGGGTGCGCATCAACGACCGCTCGACCGACTTCTGGTCCGACGACGTCGACGCCCTCATGGGCCTGCCCGGACTGCACGGCGTCATGCTCGCCAAGACCGAGGCTCCCGAGCACGTCACCGAGACCTTCGACCGACTCGGAGGCGCGGTGCCGGTGCTCGCGCTCGTCGAGTCGGCCCTCGGCATCGAGGAGAGCCCCGCCATCGCCAAGGCCCGCGGAGCGTTCCGTCTCGCGTTCGGCAGCGGCGACTACCGCCGCGACACCGGCACGAGCGCCGACGACCTGGCCATGGCCTACCCCCGCTCGCGCCTCGTCGTGGCCAGCCGCATCGGCGGACTGCCGGGCCCGATCGACGGCCCGACGGTGGGCAGCAGCCACCCCGTCCTGCGCGAGCAGTCCGGGGTCGCGGTCGCGCTCGGCCTGACCGGCAAGCTCTGCCTCGACGTCGAGCAGTTGCCCGTCATCAACGAGGTCATCAGCCCCACCCCGTCCGACGTCGCCTGGGCCCAGGACTTCCTCGCCGACTTCGAGAGCCGCGGCCGGGTCATCCGCGACGGCAGCGACCTGCCCCGCCTCGGCCGGGCCCAGAAGATCGAGAAGCTCGCCTCGGCGTTCGGGGTTCAGCCCGCGAACTGA
- a CDS encoding S1 family peptidase, translating to MKTFVAAALAAAALAVGSLVVSTSAVAAGPDNTIRSTDIVGGQKAPTTPWAVQLVFQTGGTASYACTGEQINASWVLTARHCIDGVTSMQVYHSNSTTNPGTAIAVDRVAAAPAGDIALVHLGQSKALGSYPTLNLGFQATATGSGTIMGYGLRANSVQSDGLYQATVGLTGRSTDAYGGVAQHLNGTTGAANHGDSGGPLIVNGQIVAVCSTGDEADPGANTRAGSNYAVLSQSASWIRSTAGL from the coding sequence ATGAAGACCTTCGTCGCCGCCGCCCTGGCCGCCGCGGCCCTCGCCGTCGGATCGCTCGTGGTCTCGACCTCCGCCGTCGCCGCCGGCCCCGACAACACGATCCGGTCGACGGACATCGTCGGCGGCCAGAAGGCACCCACGACGCCGTGGGCCGTGCAGCTGGTCTTCCAGACCGGAGGCACCGCGAGCTACGCCTGCACCGGCGAGCAGATCAACGCCAGCTGGGTGCTGACCGCACGCCACTGCATCGACGGCGTCACCTCGATGCAGGTGTACCACTCGAACAGCACGACGAACCCGGGCACCGCGATCGCCGTCGACCGCGTCGCCGCCGCCCCCGCGGGCGACATCGCGCTCGTGCACCTCGGCCAGTCGAAGGCCCTCGGCAGCTACCCGACGCTGAACCTGGGGTTCCAGGCGACCGCGACGGGCAGCGGAACGATCATGGGCTACGGCCTGCGCGCGAACTCCGTGCAGTCCGACGGCCTGTACCAGGCGACGGTCGGCCTCACCGGCCGCAGCACCGACGCCTACGGCGGGGTCGCGCAGCACCTGAACGGCACCACCGGCGCGGCGAACCACGGCGACTCGGGCGGACCGCTGATCGTGAACGGCCAGATCGTGGCCGTCTGCTCGACCGGCGACGAGGCCGACCCGGGTGCGAACACCCGCGCCGGGTCGAACTACGCCGTGCTGTCGCAGAGTGCGAGCTGGATTCGCTCGACGGCCGGCCTTTAG
- a CDS encoding DNA/RNA non-specific endonuclease: protein MSTTDDPTTANPVGLDRAGYDPSFLTVDVPLPALHKTVRELPYVHFTVLLDPVRRLAALTAVNVDGSSLLDLGRGDDWHLDERVPDDEQTGPEVYASNDLDRGHLVRRRDPVWGEPAVAALANVDTFSFTNAAPQAAEFNQSKELWLGLEDQVLQYASTHRQRLTIFTAPVLLDDDAPYRGIRLPRRFFKIAAWTTSDGGSLRTAAYLLDQSPELEGVDLEAAFARAHEQGDPPPLGPYRTYQVPVRDIAEMTGFDLAQLAEADTLRAVPTIEPPDGIREGWVPLTSVDQLSF from the coding sequence ATGAGCACCACAGACGACCCCACCACCGCGAACCCCGTCGGGCTCGACCGTGCGGGGTACGATCCGTCGTTCCTCACGGTCGACGTGCCCCTGCCGGCCCTCCACAAGACCGTGCGAGAGCTGCCGTACGTCCACTTCACGGTGCTGCTCGACCCCGTCCGGCGATTGGCCGCCCTGACGGCGGTCAACGTCGACGGGTCGTCGCTGCTCGACCTGGGCCGAGGCGACGATTGGCACCTCGACGAACGCGTCCCCGACGACGAGCAGACGGGGCCCGAGGTCTACGCCTCGAACGACCTCGACCGGGGGCACCTGGTCCGCAGGCGCGACCCGGTCTGGGGCGAGCCGGCCGTCGCGGCCCTCGCGAACGTCGACACCTTCAGCTTCACGAACGCCGCACCGCAGGCCGCCGAGTTCAACCAGTCGAAAGAACTCTGGCTCGGCCTCGAAGACCAGGTGCTGCAGTACGCCTCCACGCATCGACAGCGGCTGACGATCTTCACGGCGCCCGTGCTGCTCGACGACGACGCGCCCTACCGCGGCATCCGCCTGCCGCGCCGCTTCTTCAAGATCGCGGCGTGGACGACGTCGGACGGCGGCTCGTTGCGCACGGCGGCGTACCTGCTCGACCAGTCCCCCGAGCTCGAGGGCGTCGACCTCGAGGCCGCGTTCGCCCGCGCGCACGAGCAGGGCGACCCACCGCCCCTCGGGCCGTACCGCACCTACCAGGTGCCGGTCCGCGACATCGCCGAGATGACCGGCTTCGACCTCGCGCAACTCGCCGAGGCCGACACCCTGCGGGCCGTGCCCACGATCGAGCCGCCGGACGGCATCCGCGAGGGGTGGGTGCCGCTGACGTCGGTCGACCAGCTGTCGTTCTGA